From a region of the Takifugu flavidus isolate HTHZ2018 chromosome 20, ASM371156v2, whole genome shotgun sequence genome:
- the LOC130516801 gene encoding caspase-7-like, whose translation MLQLRTLLDRGREGKRAVIVSVEQYYPGVGLQRRLGATKDARKLHSTLFKMGFKVELHLDLSSDDIYELFHDESRRPVDDCFLAVLSSHGEEGCVFGSDGKPVQLSRIFALFDSKCMEKKTKMFLIQACRGGALDDGVEVDSATDASTASIFQQYLSVPMDTVVMYATAPGYAAFNNPMGSPFLGEFCDLLLEDGQRDLELTRLMTRVSYRLAYNFQAKGKVLGGKKQMPCLLTRMTREAFPFAQPGKAGVAPGLSATSLVHDAANMRARAPSIS comes from the exons atgctgcagctgagaACACTGTTGGATCGTGGCAGGGAGGGTAAAAGGGCCGTGATTGTGTCTGTAGAGCAGTATTATCCCGGGGTGGGTCTTCAGAGGAGGCTCGGCGCCACGAAGGATGCCAGGAAGCTCCACAGCACGCTCTTCAAAATGGGGTTCAAGGTGGAACTGCACCTGGACCTGAGCAGTGACGACATCTACGAGCTGTTTCACGACG agagTCGTCGCCCCGTGGATGACTGCTTTCTGGCTGTCCTGTCGTCTCACGGGGAGGAGGGCTGCGTGTTCGGATCCGACGGTAAACCCGTCCAGCTGTCCCGCATCTTTGCCCTCTTTGACAGTAAATGCATGGAGAAGAAGACCAAAATGTTCCTCATTCAG GCCTGCCGAGGAGGCGCTCTGGACGACGGCGTGGAGGTGGATTCAGCCACCGACGCCAGCACGGCGAGCATCTTTCAGCAGTACCTGTCAGTTCCCATGGATACAGTTGTGATGTATGCCACAGCACCAG GTTATGCTGCGTTCAATAACCCTATGGGGTCGCCCTTCTTGGGGGAATTCTGTGATTTATTACTGGAGGACGGTCAGCGGGACCTGGAGCTGACCCGCCTCATGACCCGAGTGTCCTACAGACTGGCCTACAACTTCCAGGCCAAAGGAAAAGTCCTGGGCGGGAAGAAACAAATGCCGTGTTTGCTGACGCGAATGACCCGAGAGGCGTTCCCCTTCGCCCAGCCCGGGAAAGCCGGCGTGGCCCCTGGGCTCTCGGCCACATCTCTGGTCCACGACGCCGCCAATATGAGAGCACGGGCACCGTCAATCAGTTGA
- the LOC130516799 gene encoding V-type proton ATPase subunit B, brain isoform-like isoform X1: MRSCCHDADAAAAAADANMAMKALRGMVNGAMSELSSAVSGARPTAAAPASTAASREHALAVKRDYISQPRLTYKTVSGVNGPLVILDQVKFPRYAEIVHLTLPDGTKRSGQVLEVTGSKAVVQVFEGTSGIDAKKTSCEFTGDILRTPVSEDMLGRVFNGSGKPIDRGPAVLAEDFLDIMGQPINPQCRIYPEEMIQTGISAIDGMNSIARGQKIPIFSAAGLPHNEIAAQICRQAGLVKKSKDVMDYSDDNFAIVFAAMGVNMETARFFKSDFEENGSMDNVCLFLNLANDPTIERIITPRLALTSAEYLAYQCEKHVLVILTDMSSYAEALREVSAAREEVPGRRGFPGYMYTDLATIYERAGRVEGRNGSITQIPILTMPNDDITHPIPDLTGYITEGQIYVDRQLHNRQIYPPINVLPSLSRLMKSAIGEGMTRRDHSDVSNQLYACYAIGKDVQAMKAVVGEEALTADDLLYLEFLTKFEKNFISQGAYENRSVFDTLDIGWQLMRIFPKEMLKRIPQSTLAEFYPREAKH, from the exons ATGCGCAGCTGCTGTCACGACGCGGacgctgctgcggctgctgcggaTGCAAACATGGCGATGAAGGCTCTCAGAGGAATGGTGAACGGCGCCATGAGCGAGCTCTCCTCGGCGGTCAGCGGCGCCAGACCGACGGCCGCCGCCCCGGCCTCCACCGCCGCCTCCCGGGAGCACGCTTTGGCCGTGAAGCGGGACTACATCTCCCAGCCCCGCCTGA CCTATAAAACCGTCTCTGGAGTCAACGGGCCTCTGGTTATTCTGGATCAGGTGAAG TTCCCGAGGTACGCAGAGATCGTCCATCTCACGCTGCCGGATGGCACCAAGAGGAGCGGACAGGTGCTGGAGGTGACCGGCTCCAAGGCCGTGGTGCAG GTGTTCGAAGGTACTTCAGGTATCGATGCCAAGAAGACCAGCTGTGAATTCACGGGGGACATTTTACGGACGCCTGTGTCTGAGGACATGTTGG gtcGTGTGTTTAATGGGTCTGGAAAACCCATCGACAGAGGACCAGCTGTCCTTGCTGAGGACTTTTTGGACATCATGG GTCAGCCGATCAACCCTCAGTGTCGCATCTACCCAGAGGAGATGATCCAGACGGGAATATCGGCCATCGATGGGATGAACAGCATCGCCAGAGGCCAGAAAATACCCATTTTCTCCGCCGCAGGCCTCCCACACAATGAG ATTGCAGCTCAGATTTGTCGGCAGGCCGGTTTGGTGAAGAAATCCAAGGACGTGATGGACTACAGCGATGACAACTTTGCCATCGTGTTTGCAGCTATGGGG GTCAATATGGAGACAGCCAGGTTCTTTAAATCTGACTTTGAAGAAAACGGTTCCATGGACAACGTCTGTTTATTCCTCAATCTGGCCAATGACCCCAC CATCGAGCGAATCATCACGCCTCGTTTAGCCCTGACCTCTGCAGAGTACCTGGCTTATCAGTGCGAGAAGCACGTCCTCGTCATCCTCACTGATATGAGCTCCTACGCGGAGGCGCTCCGGGAG GTGTcagcagccagagaggaggTCCCGGGCCGGCGGGGTTTCCCGGGTTACATGTACACAGATTTGGCCACCATCTACGAGAGAGCCGGCAGAGTGGAGGGGCGTAACGGCTCCATCACGCAGATCCCCATCCTCACCATGCCCAATGACG ACATCACCCATCCCATCCCCGACCTGACGGGTTACATCACAGAGGGACAGATCTACGTGGACAGACAGCTGCACAACAGACAG ATTTACCCCCCCATCAACGTGCTGCCGTCCCTCTCTCGACTGATGAAATCTGCCATCGGGGAGGGGATGACGCGCAGAGACCACTCTGACGTTTCCAACCAACTT TATGCGTGTTACGCTATAGGGAAGGACGTCCAGGCCATGAAGGCGGTGGTGGGCGAGGAAGCGCTGACGGCCGACGACCTGCTCTACCTGGAGTTCTTGACCAAGTTTGAGAAAAACTTCATCTCCCAAG GTGCCTACGAGAACAGGAGCGTGTTCGACACGCTGGACATTGGATGGCAGCTCATGAGGATCTTCCCCAAAGAGATGCTGAAGCGGATCCCTCAGAGCACCTTAGCCGAGTTTTATCCCCGAGAGGCCAAACATTAA
- the LOC130516799 gene encoding V-type proton ATPase subunit B, brain isoform-like isoform X2: MRSCCHDADAAAAAADANMAMKALRGMVNGAMSELSSAVSGARPTAAAPASTAASREHALAVKRDYISQPRLTYKTVSGVNGPLVILDQVKFPRYAEIVHLTLPDGTKRSGQVLEVTGSKAVVQVFEGTSGIDAKKTSCEFTGDILRTPVSEDMLGRVFNGSGKPIDRGPAVLAEDFLDIMGQPINPQCRIYPEEMIQTGISAIDGMNSIARGQKIPIFSAAGLPHNEIAAQICRQAGLVKKSKDVMDYSDDNFAIVFAAMGVNMETARFFKSDFEENGSMDNVCLFLNLANDPTIERIITPRLALTSAEYLAYQCEKHVLVILTDMSSYAEALREVSAAREEVPGRRGFPGYMYTDLATIYERAGRVEGRNGSITQIPILTMPNDDITHPIPDLTGYITEGQIYVDRQLHNRQDGILASRLSPLQFVGEERINGV; the protein is encoded by the exons ATGCGCAGCTGCTGTCACGACGCGGacgctgctgcggctgctgcggaTGCAAACATGGCGATGAAGGCTCTCAGAGGAATGGTGAACGGCGCCATGAGCGAGCTCTCCTCGGCGGTCAGCGGCGCCAGACCGACGGCCGCCGCCCCGGCCTCCACCGCCGCCTCCCGGGAGCACGCTTTGGCCGTGAAGCGGGACTACATCTCCCAGCCCCGCCTGA CCTATAAAACCGTCTCTGGAGTCAACGGGCCTCTGGTTATTCTGGATCAGGTGAAG TTCCCGAGGTACGCAGAGATCGTCCATCTCACGCTGCCGGATGGCACCAAGAGGAGCGGACAGGTGCTGGAGGTGACCGGCTCCAAGGCCGTGGTGCAG GTGTTCGAAGGTACTTCAGGTATCGATGCCAAGAAGACCAGCTGTGAATTCACGGGGGACATTTTACGGACGCCTGTGTCTGAGGACATGTTGG gtcGTGTGTTTAATGGGTCTGGAAAACCCATCGACAGAGGACCAGCTGTCCTTGCTGAGGACTTTTTGGACATCATGG GTCAGCCGATCAACCCTCAGTGTCGCATCTACCCAGAGGAGATGATCCAGACGGGAATATCGGCCATCGATGGGATGAACAGCATCGCCAGAGGCCAGAAAATACCCATTTTCTCCGCCGCAGGCCTCCCACACAATGAG ATTGCAGCTCAGATTTGTCGGCAGGCCGGTTTGGTGAAGAAATCCAAGGACGTGATGGACTACAGCGATGACAACTTTGCCATCGTGTTTGCAGCTATGGGG GTCAATATGGAGACAGCCAGGTTCTTTAAATCTGACTTTGAAGAAAACGGTTCCATGGACAACGTCTGTTTATTCCTCAATCTGGCCAATGACCCCAC CATCGAGCGAATCATCACGCCTCGTTTAGCCCTGACCTCTGCAGAGTACCTGGCTTATCAGTGCGAGAAGCACGTCCTCGTCATCCTCACTGATATGAGCTCCTACGCGGAGGCGCTCCGGGAG GTGTcagcagccagagaggaggTCCCGGGCCGGCGGGGTTTCCCGGGTTACATGTACACAGATTTGGCCACCATCTACGAGAGAGCCGGCAGAGTGGAGGGGCGTAACGGCTCCATCACGCAGATCCCCATCCTCACCATGCCCAATGACG ACATCACCCATCCCATCCCCGACCTGACGGGTTACATCACAGAGGGACAGATCTACGTGGACAGACAGCTGCACAACAGACAG GATGGGATTTTGGCCAGCAGGCTCTCGCCTCTGCAGTTTGTAGGGGAGGAAAGAATAAATGGGGTTTAG
- the dusp11 gene encoding RNA/RNP complex-1-interacting phosphatase, producing the protein MEACKGVTKMDRNRKKGGIPDRWLDYKAVGKRLFGTRFIAFKVPLKQALNDQLPCSDVFGPWELLDSVRRDRHELGLIIDLTYTTRYYSLQDLPESLMFVKIFTAGHEVPSDETILSFKRAVQRFLRDNADNDRLIGVHCTHGLNRTGYLICRYLIDVDGMEPREAVKLFNSARGHNIERKNYLDDLHRGRRRSNDGMEECDQEPARGRAVPPEREYRPLPPRETHQSATHPQNFLLRTPLLPRPTFSEAVRAPLHDPYRYRPPRPEGHWRRPPNPASSWSRHPPMWGQPRQQQQDRRRGPPPRHQLPRYTADWNDPTQY; encoded by the exons ATGGAAGCTTG CAAAGGAGTAACGAAAATGGACCGAAACCGTAAGAAAGGAGGTATACCTGACAG GTGGTTGGATTACAAGGCGGTTGGGAAAAGACTTTTTGGGACAAGATTCATTGCGTTCAAAGTTCCTCTAAAACAG GCGTTGAACGATCAGCTGCCCTGTTCAGACGTCTTTGGTCcctgggagctgctggacagTGTAAGGAGAGACCGGCATGAGCTTGGTTTGATCATCGATCTGACCTACACCACACGCTACTACAGCCTGCAG GACTTGCCCGAGTCGCTGATGTTTGTCAAGATATTCACTGCCGGTCATGAAGTTCCCAGTGATGAAACCATCCTGAGCTTCAAGCGTGCCGTACAGAGATTTCTACGAGACAATGCCGACAATG ACAGGCTGATCGGAGTCCACTGCACCCACGGCCTGAACCGCACCGGCTATCTGATCTGCAG GTATCTGATCGATGTGGACGGGATGGAGCCCAGAGAAGCTGTGAAGC tgtttaattcGGCGCGAGGGCACAATATCGAGAGGAAGAACTACCTGGACGATCTTCACCGTGGACGACGGAGGAG caatgatgggatggaggagtGTGACCAGGAGCCAGCGAGAGGTCGTGCTGTACCTCCGGAGCGCGAGTACAG ACCTTTGCCCCCCAGAGAGACGCACCAGAGCGCCACCCACCCACAGAACTTCCTTCTTCGCACCCCGTTACTACCGAGACCAACGTTCTCTGAGGCCGTCAGAGCCCCCCTGCACGACCCGTACCGATACAGGCCCCCGCGTCCCGAGGGACATTGGAGGAGACCCCCTAACCCTGCGTCCAGCTGGTCCAGACATCCCCCGATGTGGGGTCAGCcccgccagcagcagcaggacagaagaagaggcCCCCCCCCTCGTCATCAGCTGCCCCGCTACACTGCAGACTGGAACGACCCAACACAGTATTAG